The DNA segment CACATCCAGCGCTTGCCGACGACGTTGACGTTCAACGTGTCATCCGGCGGCCGGCTCAGGCGGAAGTAGACCTCGGCCCCCCAGACGAACACGCCCATCGCCAGAATCAGCGGGATCACCATCCAGGCGATCTCCAGCGCATGGTTGCCTTCGATCGGGGCCGGCGGCTTGTCGCCGGCACGCCGACGGTACTTCACCGCGAAGCCCAGCAGGAGGACCACCACCAGCGACGCGAAGAATATCGACAGCGCCACGACCACCAGGAAGAGGAGATCGACGTGCGGCGCCGTGGTCGACGCCTGCGCCGGGAAGAGCGGCAGGTCAGAGCGCACGGCGCCCCTCCTGCAGGGACTTGCCGGCCGCCGCCTGGCGGCTGCGCCGGACCATGCGCCGGATCCCGAACGCCAGCAAAATGACAGTCGCGATGCCCGCCAGCCGCATCATATTTAATGCGGCGGCGGCGTAACGCCCCGTCCCCGGGTCGTAGTGGTAGCAGAACAGCAGGAGCATGTCGGCCAGCGTGCCGATCTTCCCCTGCGACGATTCGACCAGCCCCAATCGCAGGTCGCGCGGCGCGAACTCGATGCCGTAGAAGTAGCGCGACAGGCGGCCGTCGGGCGTGGCCACGGCGATTCCGGCGGCATGGGCGTACTGCTTGCTCTCGGGATCGAACGAGTAGCGGAAGCCGACCACATTCGCCAGCGCCTTGATCTTGTCCTCGTCGCCGGTGAGGAAGTGCCAGCCGGCCGCGGCGCCGGCGCGCCCATATTCCTTCACGTACTGCGTCTTCTTGCGCGCGGCCAGCTCCGGCGTCTCCTTCGGGTTGATGCTCACCGTGACGATCCGGAAATCGCGCTCCGGCTCGAGCGACATGGTGCGCAGCGCCGCCACCAGACCGTTCAGCTCCAGCGTGCAGAGCATCGGACATTCGTAGTAGTTGAGCGTCAGGATGACCGGCCGGGCGTCGAAGTAATCGCCGAGCCGCACCGTCGCGCCCGCTTCGTCCTTGAACGTGAGACCGAGGTCGAGCTGCGCCCCCAGCCGCTGATCGATCCCGATCCCCCGCAGCGCCGGCGGCCGCGCCGGGTCGGCATCGCCCGGATTCTTCATCGCCCCTGCCGCGCCGCCTGTCTCCGCTGCTGCCGATGCTCCATCGGCTCCACTTCCACGAGTCACGGGCGCGTCCGCCCTGACAGGCACGAAGGCCATGGAGAGGGCGAGGACGAGGAGCGGCAGCGGCGAAAAGAGTCGATCAGGATGGCTTCTCATGTCAGGTCGGCCTTTTTCTGGGGCACCAGCGGAAAACCCGGAGGCTGCGCCGGCAGCGGCGTGACCGGAAAGCGCGACCCCTGCGGAACCAGGTAGAGCCGGCCGTCACGCTCCGCCTGGAGCTTCTCTGACTGCGCGATGCTCCCGAGCGCCTTCAAGACCGGATCCGGAATCTGGTAGCGATACGCCATCATGCCGAAATGGATCCACTGCTCCCCGAAAAAGGCGACCTCGGACGCCCCGCCGGGCGCGATCCGTACCGAATTCTTTTCGGGCTCGTTCCATACGTCCAGGTCGACCTTGCTGTTGTTATAGAGAAGCACCAGGCCTGCCCGGCTACCTGCCATTTGCGCCGACGAAGTACCCGCGGAGGGAATGCCCGCAGCCGCCATGTCGAGCGCTTTGTCGATCGGCAGCCGGACGATGCCCGCCGGCTTGTCCACCCAGCCATAGCTCGACAGCGCCGCGTCCTCGTCCGCCCGCATCCGGCGCAGCTCGTCGAACGGCGTGTTCTGCAGCCGCGGCTCGGGCGGCGTCGTGGCCCGCACCCCCGCCAGCGTCGCCGGAGGCGGCTGGCGCTTCGCCATCTGCGCCGCGAAGCGGCCGTACAGGACCAGCATCAGACTCGCGGCCAGGACGACCCCGATCATCAGCGTCAGCAGCAGCCAGGCGAGCCTCCTGACGTCGGCATCACTCTTCTCGTAGCCGCCGCCCGACGTGGTCTTACCGGCCATCGATCGACTCCATCAGCAGCGGCTCTCCCATCGGCAGCAGCGGCTTCTCCTGGAGGTATCGCAGGAACAGCGCCAGCCAGATTCCCCCCACGCCGATCAGCGCCGCGAGGTCCATCCAGTGCAATCCGATTCCGGAGCGCTGCTCCTGCTGCGCTCCCGGCGCCAGCGTCCAGATCAGATCCACGAAGCGCATGACCACGAGGAAGGCGGCGATGCGCGCCAGCCTGACCGGCTCGCGCTTCAGGCGCGCCGACAGCAGCAGGACGAACGGTAGCGCGAACTGCAGGACGACCAGCCCCAGCGCCACGTACTGCCAGCCGCCGGTCAGGCGCTTCAGGTACCAGGGAATCTCCTCCGGCAGGTTTCCGGACCAGATGATCAGGAACTGCGAGAAGGCGAAATAGGCCCAGACCATCACGAAGGCGAACAGCAGCTTCCCCAGGTCGTGGAAGTGGCGCGGTCCGACCTTCCCCTGCAGCGGGGCGCGCGCCGCCAGCAGCGCCAGGACGACGATGCCGAAGGCCATCCCCGAGAGCACCTGCCCCATCACGATGAAGATCCCATAGATGGTGGAGAACCAGTGCGGCTCCAGCGACATCATCCAGTCGACCGAGGCGAAGGTCATGGTCAGGACGTAGAGCGCGATGCCGGCGCCCGACAGCTTTCCGAGGCGATCGATGAGCGCCGGGTCGGCGGTGCGATCCTGCTCGTCCGACCAGCGGCTCAGCGCCCACGCCAGCGCGCACCAGACCGCGAAGTAGACCAGCGCCCGGATGATGAACCCGGTCACGTTGAGATAGGGGCTCTTCTGCTGCAGGAGCGGATCGGCGGCCACCTTCGCCGGATCGGCCCAG comes from the Candidatus Polarisedimenticolia bacterium genome and includes:
- a CDS encoding SCO family protein, translated to MKNPGDADPARPPALRGIGIDQRLGAQLDLGLTFKDEAGATVRLGDYFDARPVILTLNYYECPMLCTLELNGLVAALRTMSLEPERDFRIVTVSINPKETPELAARKKTQYVKEYGRAGAAAGWHFLTGDEDKIKALANVVGFRYSFDPESKQYAHAAGIAVATPDGRLSRYFYGIEFAPRDLRLGLVESSQGKIGTLADMLLLFCYHYDPGTGRYAAAALNMMRLAGIATVILLAFGIRRMVRRSRQAAAGKSLQEGRRAL